The Chryseobacterium nakagawai genome has a segment encoding these proteins:
- a CDS encoding acyl-CoA dehydrogenase family protein — protein MSYYPLTSIPDYYGIDALLTEEHKLIRQSIRDWVESFVMPQIDQAAQNHTDLPGLMRELGKIGALGPYIPVEYGGSGLDQISYGLIMQELERGDSAVRSAASVQSSLVMFPINEFGSEEQKKKYLPKLASGEMIGSFGLTEPNHGSDPSSMETYIKDMGDHYLLNGAKMWITNSPLCDIAVVWAKNEEGKIQGVIVERGMEGFTTPETHNKWSLRASKTGELVFNDVKVPKENLLPGVTGLKGPLSCLNSARYGISWGVIGAAIDCYCTAVQYSKERKQFGKPIGSYQLQQKKLAEFLTEITKAQLLCLQLGNLKNEHKATPAQISMAKRNNVKVAIDIARESRQILGGMGIMGEFPMMRHAANLESVITYEGTHDVHLLITGLDITGINAF, from the coding sequence ATGTCATATTATCCTCTTACAAGCATCCCTGATTATTATGGAATTGATGCTTTACTTACTGAAGAACACAAACTGATCCGCCAATCTATCAGAGATTGGGTTGAAAGTTTTGTAATGCCGCAGATAGATCAGGCAGCTCAAAATCATACAGATCTTCCCGGTCTTATGAGAGAACTAGGAAAAATAGGAGCATTAGGTCCATATATTCCGGTTGAGTATGGTGGTTCCGGATTAGATCAGATATCTTATGGTCTTATTATGCAGGAGTTGGAAAGAGGAGATTCTGCAGTTCGTTCTGCAGCTTCTGTACAGAGTTCTTTGGTTATGTTTCCCATTAATGAGTTCGGTTCTGAAGAGCAAAAGAAAAAATATCTTCCAAAGCTTGCTTCGGGAGAAATGATTGGTTCTTTTGGATTAACTGAGCCTAACCATGGTTCTGATCCGAGTTCTATGGAAACTTATATCAAAGATATGGGCGATCATTATCTTTTGAATGGGGCTAAAATGTGGATCACGAATTCTCCTCTTTGCGACATTGCAGTGGTATGGGCAAAGAATGAGGAAGGAAAAATACAGGGAGTAATCGTTGAAAGAGGAATGGAAGGATTCACTACTCCGGAAACACACAATAAATGGAGTTTAAGAGCTTCAAAAACCGGAGAATTGGTATTCAATGACGTAAAAGTTCCTAAAGAAAACCTACTTCCGGGAGTGACAGGGCTAAAAGGTCCTTTATCTTGTCTGAACTCTGCCAGATACGGAATTTCATGGGGAGTAATCGGAGCAGCTATTGACTGCTACTGTACAGCTGTTCAGTATTCTAAAGAGAGAAAGCAGTTTGGTAAGCCTATCGGTTCTTACCAGCTTCAACAGAAAAAATTAGCTGAATTCTTAACTGAGATTACAAAAGCCCAGTTACTATGTCTTCAATTAGGAAACCTTAAAAATGAACACAAGGCAACTCCAGCACAAATTTCAATGGCTAAACGTAACAACGTAAAAGTGGCGATTGACATTGCAAGAGAATCAAGACAGATTCTGGGAGGAATGGGTATCATGGGGGAATTCCCGATGATGAGACATGCTGCCAATCTGGAGTCTGTTATTACTTATGAAGGAACTCATGACGTTCATTTGTTAATCACCGGTTTAGATATTACAGGTATCAACGCTTTCTAA
- a CDS encoding NUDIX hydrolase produces the protein MKIKDTKSKETLQELIDTKDFVAHISVDCTIFGFHNNILKVLLLKYHDLDLWSLPGGFVFNDEDLREAAERVLYERTHLKGLFLKQFHTFGRIDRTENNVHQILLRNKGIEVPEDHWIFQRFITVGYCSLIDFSLTNTFPDAFNESCEWFEVNNLPKMAFDHDRIIETGLEYLRMNINTEVAASNLLPEKFTMKDLQALYETILGQKFRRNNFQRKILSLNILDRLEKLYDGSANKAPYLYKFKTEVHNATNQYPISNDEET, from the coding sequence ATGAAAATCAAAGACACAAAAAGTAAAGAAACACTTCAGGAACTGATCGACACCAAGGATTTCGTTGCTCATATTTCTGTAGACTGTACGATATTCGGATTTCACAATAACATTCTGAAAGTATTGTTATTGAAGTATCACGATCTGGATCTGTGGTCACTCCCAGGTGGTTTTGTTTTCAATGATGAGGATCTTAGGGAAGCTGCGGAGCGGGTTTTGTACGAGCGAACCCATCTTAAAGGTTTGTTTTTAAAACAATTCCATACATTTGGAAGGATTGATCGTACAGAAAATAATGTTCACCAAATCCTCCTTAGAAATAAAGGGATAGAAGTGCCGGAAGATCACTGGATCTTTCAAAGATTTATTACAGTAGGCTATTGCAGTCTTATCGATTTTTCATTGACCAATACTTTTCCGGATGCCTTTAATGAAAGCTGTGAATGGTTTGAAGTGAACAATCTTCCCAAGATGGCTTTCGACCACGACAGAATCATAGAAACCGGGCTGGAATACCTTAGAATGAATATCAATACCGAAGTAGCAGCCAGTAACCTTCTTCCTGAAAAATTTACCATGAAGGATCTTCAGGCTCTTTATGAAACTATTTTAGGGCAGAAATTCAGAAGAAATAATTTCCAGCGAAAAATATTAAGTCTCAATATTCTTGACAGATTAGAAAAACTATACGACGGTTCTGCTAATAAAGCTCCGTACCTCTATAAATTTAAAACTGAGGTACACAATGCCACTAATCAGTACCCTATCTCCAATGATGAGGAAACTTAA
- a CDS encoding MFS transporter: MTAKLSKISLPLKLTFLIFSMVLNCMGLIILQLADTKITYGELGFLESFKDLPIAFISLFAVSLINKTGSKRALIAALAIVGFCSCLLPFIEEFWFYKVWFAIIGACFAIGKICVFGIIRNNISDEKSLAKTMNSVEASFMIGIFAVNTGFGWLISSQYSEFWRFGFLLIAALSAVTIFLLSKAEITESKPSESKSIFVELSGFTTPVVALFLAVIFFIVFVEQGFNSWLPSFYKNHLKVNSFFALQATSFLSLFSYAGRTVTANIIRRFSLSKYYITCISLIIALLLVILGIQYFDSEDSRMILFLFPVIGLFLSPLYPVVNSKMIALVDKEKINLFTSLIVIFSSLGSSVSSIIMAILFGKQLLNFYPLYILCSVILLFVISLIYFNVSKRKYRK, translated from the coding sequence ATGACCGCTAAGCTTTCTAAAATTTCTCTCCCGTTAAAACTTACCTTCCTTATTTTCTCTATGGTGCTAAACTGTATGGGACTTATTATTCTTCAGCTTGCAGATACCAAGATCACCTATGGAGAGCTCGGATTTTTGGAATCTTTTAAAGATCTTCCTATTGCATTTATCTCTCTGTTTGCCGTAAGCCTTATCAATAAAACAGGATCAAAAAGAGCATTGATTGCTGCTTTGGCTATCGTAGGATTCTGTTCTTGCCTGCTTCCTTTTATAGAAGAATTTTGGTTTTATAAAGTATGGTTTGCTATTATCGGAGCTTGTTTCGCAATTGGGAAAATATGTGTATTCGGAATCATCAGAAATAATATTTCTGATGAAAAATCTTTAGCCAAAACGATGAACAGTGTAGAAGCTTCCTTTATGATAGGGATCTTTGCAGTAAATACAGGTTTTGGATGGCTCATCTCTAGCCAGTATTCTGAATTCTGGAGATTTGGATTTCTGTTGATTGCCGCCTTATCGGCTGTAACCATATTCCTACTTTCTAAAGCAGAAATAACGGAATCTAAGCCATCGGAAAGTAAAAGTATTTTTGTTGAATTATCAGGATTCACAACCCCTGTGGTTGCTTTATTTCTTGCCGTGATCTTCTTTATTGTTTTTGTAGAACAAGGATTCAATTCGTGGCTTCCCTCTTTTTATAAGAACCATCTGAAAGTGAATTCATTTTTTGCACTTCAGGCTACCTCCTTTCTATCCCTTTTCTCCTATGCAGGAAGAACCGTTACTGCTAATATTATCCGTAGATTTTCACTATCAAAATATTATATTACATGCATATCCCTTATTATTGCTCTATTGCTTGTAATTTTAGGAATTCAGTATTTTGATTCTGAAGATTCTAGAATGATTCTCTTTCTATTTCCAGTGATAGGATTATTTCTGTCACCACTCTATCCTGTTGTCAATTCAAAAATGATTGCTTTAGTAGATAAGGAAAAGATCAATCTATTTACTTCTCTTATTGTTATTTTCTCTTCTCTGGGAAGTTCAGTGAGCTCTATTATTATGGCTATACTCTTTGGAAAGCAGCTATTAAACTTTTATCCATTATATATTTTATGCTCTGTAATTCTTCTTTTTGTGATTAGTTTGATATATTTTAACGTCTCAAAAAGAAAATATAGAAAATAG
- a CDS encoding SusC/RagA family TonB-linked outer membrane protein, which produces MNVRISRNLGVIAVLYFTANFSGQTKKDTLSKENKIDEIVVIGYGTQKKSNVTGAIASIKASDIENIPTGKPEQVLQGRAAGVSVVTNSGQPGAAATVRVRGITSFGAGSNSPLWVVDGIVVDNIGWLNQSDIESIEVLKDGASSAIYGVSAAKGVILVTTKKGKKGKLVLSYNGFYGFSNASKKLDLLDATQYAKIINEGFVNDGGTPRFANPESFGKGTNWQDTIFGTGEKSSHEISITGGNDKSSYYTSFGYFDQTGIVMTDISYYKRINARFNSTHKVTDYLTLGQTFAYTHTKSQGVSANEEYGGPLASAVNLDPITPEVVTDWSKVDPSGYTDPYIIRDPNGNPYGISRYVNNEMTNPRAFRSIQQGNYNWSDDFVGNVFAELKFLDHFTFKSSLNGKKSYWGSRTFTPKYYLSPNYRNTGFNSLNKVDENKFEWSMENTLTYQNKFGDHNLSILIGQGVYRYNVSGGASLTYSNLPIDSWQDASFNFDIPQDDITAKGWDGIQTRKASYFGRIIYDYADKYLFTGTIRRDGSSKFATNQHWGTFPSMSLGWNAHKEDFWPENKVINSLKLRGGYGVLGNDEMENFRFASFMVSGSNYTNSGNNIIIGYAPSTLENPNLKWEQTSQLNIAADLKLFNNFTLTADWYKKKTTDILRQINIPGYVGVPNLPWSNVGDMENSGLELELGYKKNWEDFSISVNGNFATIKNKVLRLENDIDYFNLASFQTMGAVSRVAVGQPYGSFYGQTYSGVFQNQAQIDAYVNASGGKLLPNAKPGDFIWQDNNGDGKIDEEDKMNLGSSIPKYTFGLTVNMNYKNFDFMIFAQGQAGNKIFQGLRRLDILDANYQTKILDRWTGEGSTNTNPRVTRDDPNHNYSWMSNYYLQKGDYVRIKIIQLGYTLPQDVTSRFGMSKVRLYITGENLFTFTKYTGYDPEIAGRNNSEQDIIGVDRAYYPQARTFLLGANIQF; this is translated from the coding sequence ATGAATGTAAGAATATCGAGAAATTTAGGAGTGATTGCCGTCCTCTATTTTACGGCTAACTTCAGTGGCCAAACAAAAAAGGACACGCTTTCTAAAGAGAATAAAATAGATGAGATTGTAGTCATTGGTTACGGAACTCAGAAGAAGTCTAACGTCACCGGAGCTATCGCAAGTATTAAAGCGAGTGACATAGAAAACATCCCAACCGGTAAGCCGGAACAGGTATTGCAGGGAAGGGCTGCAGGGGTTTCTGTTGTTACCAATTCCGGGCAGCCGGGTGCTGCAGCAACGGTTCGAGTCCGTGGTATTACCAGTTTTGGAGCCGGAAGTAATAGTCCGTTATGGGTAGTAGATGGTATTGTAGTGGATAATATCGGGTGGCTTAACCAGTCTGACATAGAAAGTATTGAAGTGTTGAAAGACGGGGCATCATCCGCAATCTATGGAGTTTCTGCTGCAAAAGGGGTAATTCTGGTTACCACAAAAAAAGGGAAAAAAGGGAAACTGGTACTTTCTTATAATGGATTTTATGGGTTCTCAAATGCGTCTAAAAAATTGGACCTTCTGGATGCCACTCAGTATGCAAAAATTATTAATGAAGGTTTTGTAAATGATGGAGGTACTCCTAGATTTGCTAATCCTGAATCATTTGGAAAAGGTACAAACTGGCAGGATACTATTTTTGGGACAGGAGAAAAATCCTCTCATGAGATAAGTATCACTGGAGGTAATGATAAATCAAGCTATTATACATCGTTTGGATATTTTGATCAGACGGGTATTGTAATGACTGATATATCCTACTATAAAAGAATCAATGCCAGATTCAATTCCACTCACAAGGTTACAGACTACTTAACGTTAGGGCAAACCTTTGCTTATACCCATACCAAATCTCAGGGTGTAAGTGCCAATGAAGAATATGGAGGACCTTTAGCTTCGGCGGTTAACCTGGATCCAATTACACCGGAAGTGGTTACAGATTGGTCGAAGGTAGATCCAAGCGGGTACACAGATCCTTATATCATTCGTGATCCCAATGGCAATCCGTACGGGATTTCGCGGTATGTAAACAATGAAATGACAAATCCAAGAGCTTTTCGTTCCATTCAGCAGGGCAATTACAACTGGTCTGATGATTTTGTAGGAAATGTTTTTGCTGAGCTTAAGTTTCTTGACCATTTTACCTTCAAGTCAAGTTTAAATGGTAAAAAATCGTATTGGGGAAGCCGCACCTTTACTCCTAAATATTATTTAAGTCCCAACTACAGAAATACAGGTTTCAACAGTCTGAACAAAGTGGATGAAAATAAGTTTGAATGGAGCATGGAAAATACATTAACCTATCAGAATAAATTTGGGGATCACAACTTAAGCATTTTGATAGGACAAGGAGTATATCGATATAATGTATCAGGTGGGGCCAGCTTAACTTACAGTAATTTACCTATTGATAGCTGGCAGGATGCTTCTTTTAACTTTGATATTCCTCAGGATGATATTACAGCTAAAGGATGGGATGGGATTCAAACCCGTAAAGCTTCTTATTTTGGTAGAATTATTTATGATTATGCTGATAAGTATTTATTTACAGGAACCATTCGTAGAGACGGTTCTTCAAAATTTGCCACCAACCAGCATTGGGGAACTTTCCCGTCTATGTCTTTAGGATGGAATGCGCATAAAGAAGACTTCTGGCCAGAAAATAAGGTGATTAATAGTTTGAAACTAAGAGGAGGATATGGTGTTTTAGGAAATGACGAAATGGAGAACTTCAGATTTGCAAGTTTTATGGTTTCAGGAAGTAACTATACCAATTCAGGGAATAATATCATTATAGGATATGCTCCGAGTACATTGGAAAACCCAAATCTGAAATGGGAACAAACCAGCCAGCTGAATATTGCCGCAGACCTTAAGCTATTCAATAATTTCACTCTTACCGCAGATTGGTATAAGAAGAAAACAACTGATATTTTAAGACAGATCAACATTCCCGGTTATGTAGGGGTTCCTAATTTACCTTGGTCAAACGTAGGGGATATGGAAAACTCAGGATTGGAACTCGAATTGGGATACAAAAAGAATTGGGAAGACTTCAGTATATCTGTAAACGGAAATTTTGCAACAATCAAAAACAAAGTTTTGCGATTAGAGAATGATATTGATTATTTCAATCTTGCTTCTTTCCAGACGATGGGAGCTGTATCAAGAGTCGCGGTAGGGCAGCCTTACGGGTCTTTTTACGGACAGACCTACAGTGGTGTGTTTCAAAATCAGGCGCAAATTGATGCCTATGTAAATGCTAGTGGTGGTAAGCTGTTGCCTAATGCTAAACCAGGAGATTTTATCTGGCAGGATAATAACGGCGATGGTAAAATTGATGAGGAAGACAAAATGAATTTAGGAAGTTCTATCCCAAAATACACCTTTGGACTTACCGTTAATATGAATTATAAAAACTTTGATTTCATGATATTTGCTCAAGGGCAAGCTGGCAACAAAATTTTCCAGGGGTTAAGAAGACTGGATATTCTTGATGCGAATTATCAGACAAAGATTTTAGACCGATGGACAGGAGAGGGTTCTACCAATACAAATCCGAGAGTTACCAGAGATGATCCTAACCATAATTATTCATGGATGTCTAACTATTACCTTCAGAAAGGAGATTATGTACGTATAAAAATTATTCAGTTGGGGTATACACTTCCTCAGGACGTTACGAGCCGATTTGGAATGAGTAAAGTGAGATTATATATCACCGGAGAAAACCTTTTCACTTTTACAAAATATACTGGATATGATCCGGAAATTGCAGGAAGAAATAACTCTGAACAAGATATTATCGGAGTTGACAGAGCTTACTATCCACAGGCAAGAACATTCTTACTGGGGGCAAACATTCAATTTTAA
- a CDS encoding RagB/SusD family nutrient uptake outer membrane protein — translation MKNKSFIYKGLAVTFLAGLSFSNIACSGSYLDEVQNSGAFKTETYFQNERQSFSALVSVYDILRKYSGGFENTVTFFNAGSDDFYSGGGNSNDGAGIQGINNYSLNPNTMPASYWRDYYQGIARANLLMERVSGANMDEGLKKRYSAEAKVLRSLYYFELVRMFGNIPLVLKSVKFDDDYWNIPQAKPGEVYTQIENDIVAALPDLMLIATGNDRGRITQGTARAILGKIYLYDKKMPEAAAQFEQVNGTPGGTSQYGYKLVANYGDLFKVGPETVDPYKFSTESILEVMHTNKGNSDWGFWGQGKDEGNSINAMLGPRSYSINKKIKDNDAPDLYPGWAFNTVTEDLYNFMQDDPRMNATIFNMKPLLAEDKVTYSPAFSDTGYFLNKYLPTNDLKSSLPGAAELNFRQNYVAIRLADTYLMEAEALGGSGARAQALLDAVRARVGLSSVPVSMQAIKDERRRELAGEGHRWFDLVRWGDAPIKLAFKGFKAGKNEILPIPFNELPNTALHQNPGY, via the coding sequence ATGAAAAATAAAAGTTTTATATATAAAGGGCTTGCTGTAACTTTTTTGGCAGGTCTGAGCTTTAGCAATATTGCTTGTAGTGGTTCTTATCTGGATGAGGTACAGAATTCAGGAGCTTTTAAAACGGAGACTTATTTTCAGAATGAGAGACAGTCATTTAGTGCACTGGTTTCTGTATATGATATTTTAAGAAAATATTCCGGGGGATTTGAGAATACAGTTACCTTTTTTAATGCCGGATCTGATGATTTTTATTCCGGAGGTGGAAATTCTAATGACGGGGCAGGTATTCAGGGAATCAATAATTATTCACTAAACCCTAATACAATGCCTGCAAGCTATTGGAGAGATTATTATCAGGGTATAGCACGTGCCAATCTTTTAATGGAGAGAGTGTCCGGAGCGAATATGGATGAAGGCCTCAAAAAAAGATACAGTGCCGAAGCAAAGGTTTTAAGGTCTTTATATTACTTTGAATTGGTAAGGATGTTTGGAAATATTCCTTTGGTTCTTAAGAGTGTAAAATTTGATGATGATTATTGGAACATTCCACAGGCAAAACCAGGCGAAGTCTATACGCAGATAGAAAACGATATCGTTGCTGCACTTCCTGATCTTATGTTAATAGCTACAGGTAATGATAGAGGAAGAATTACACAGGGAACAGCCAGAGCAATATTAGGAAAGATCTATCTTTATGATAAGAAAATGCCGGAAGCCGCAGCACAATTTGAACAGGTGAACGGTACACCGGGAGGTACCAGCCAATATGGATACAAATTGGTAGCAAATTATGGAGATTTATTTAAAGTAGGACCAGAAACGGTAGATCCTTATAAGTTTTCAACGGAATCTATTCTGGAAGTTATGCATACCAACAAAGGGAATTCTGACTGGGGCTTCTGGGGACAGGGAAAAGATGAAGGAAACTCTATCAATGCAATGCTGGGACCCCGTTCTTACTCCATTAACAAAAAGATTAAAGATAATGATGCTCCTGATTTATATCCGGGGTGGGCATTTAATACAGTGACTGAAGACCTGTATAATTTTATGCAGGATGACCCGCGAATGAATGCAACTATTTTTAATATGAAACCGTTGTTAGCAGAGGATAAGGTTACTTATAGCCCTGCATTTTCGGATACCGGATATTTTTTAAATAAATATTTACCTACCAATGATTTGAAAAGTTCACTTCCCGGAGCAGCGGAACTCAACTTCAGACAAAATTATGTAGCCATAAGATTAGCTGACACCTATCTTATGGAGGCAGAGGCTTTGGGAGGATCAGGAGCGAGAGCTCAGGCTTTATTGGATGCGGTAAGAGCAAGGGTAGGATTAAGTTCGGTTCCGGTTTCTATGCAGGCAATAAAAGATGAAAGAAGGAGAGAACTTGCCGGTGAAGGACACCGATGGTTTGATCTTGTAAGATGGGGTGATGCTCCTATAAAGCTTGCGTTCAAAGGATTTAAAGCTGGTAAAAATGAAATTTTACCCATTCCGTTTAATGAATTGCCGAATACAGCGTTGCACCAAAATCCGGGATATTAA
- a CDS encoding glycoside hydrolase family 30 protein: MEFHNLYSFFKGTALLCGVVLFPLSCTSVTQNKGNEVNYWLTKGDESVRLQFQTPIRFVNTSNSLQNIEIDDTQKFQYVDGFGYTLTGGSVEVINRLSPAKRKDLLNELFGNDKNSISISYLRVSIGASDLDGEVFSYDDLPEGQTDVSLSKFSLVKDKALIAMLKEILAINPKIKIIAAPWSAPVWMKDNGKTKGGSLKPEFYETYARYFVKYIQGMHNEGITIDAITPQNEPLHPGNNPSLYMPSEKQRDFIKGHLGPVFKANNVRTKIVVYDHNCNKLEYALDILKDPEAYQYIDGSAFHLYEGDISALSTVHNAFPDKNLYFTEQWTGSKGTFNEDLNWHMKNVIIGSMRNWSRIALEWNLANDSKYGPHTDGGCTECKGAITIANSENLTRNVAYYIVAHASKFVPAGSQRIASTQTKYLSTAAFKTPIGKTVLIVQNDNKEIENFNIKFAGKIATVNIPGQSAATYIF; encoded by the coding sequence ATGGAGTTTCACAACTTATATAGTTTCTTTAAAGGTACTGCACTGCTTTGCGGTGTGGTACTTTTTCCTTTATCGTGTACCTCAGTTACTCAGAATAAAGGAAATGAAGTGAATTACTGGCTTACTAAAGGAGATGAAAGTGTAAGGTTACAGTTTCAGACCCCCATCAGATTTGTAAATACATCTAATAGCCTTCAGAATATTGAAATTGATGATACCCAAAAGTTTCAATATGTTGATGGTTTCGGATATACATTGACAGGAGGGAGTGTTGAGGTGATTAACCGTTTATCTCCAGCGAAAAGAAAGGATCTGTTGAATGAACTTTTTGGAAACGATAAAAATTCTATTTCCATTAGCTATCTGAGAGTAAGCATTGGAGCTTCAGATCTTGATGGGGAAGTTTTTTCCTACGATGATCTTCCGGAAGGGCAGACTGATGTTTCTCTTTCCAAATTCAGTTTAGTAAAAGATAAAGCTCTGATTGCGATGTTGAAGGAAATTTTAGCGATCAATCCTAAGATTAAAATTATTGCAGCTCCGTGGTCAGCCCCGGTTTGGATGAAAGATAACGGAAAGACAAAAGGAGGGAGTTTAAAACCTGAATTTTATGAAACGTATGCCCGCTACTTTGTAAAGTATATTCAGGGAATGCATAATGAAGGAATTACTATTGATGCCATCACTCCTCAGAATGAGCCTTTACATCCGGGAAATAATCCGAGTTTGTATATGCCATCAGAAAAACAGAGAGATTTTATTAAGGGGCATTTAGGACCTGTTTTTAAAGCAAACAATGTTAGAACGAAGATTGTTGTATACGATCATAATTGTAACAAACTTGAGTATGCTCTTGATATTTTAAAAGATCCTGAAGCCTATCAATATATTGACGGTTCCGCTTTTCATTTATATGAAGGTGATATTTCAGCATTAAGTACAGTACATAATGCCTTCCCGGATAAGAATCTCTATTTTACTGAGCAGTGGACAGGTTCAAAAGGAACTTTCAATGAAGACCTGAACTGGCACATGAAGAATGTAATTATCGGATCCATGAGAAACTGGAGCAGAATAGCTCTGGAATGGAACCTAGCTAATGATTCAAAATATGGTCCCCATACAGACGGTGGGTGTACGGAATGTAAAGGGGCAATAACCATTGCAAACAGTGAGAATCTTACCAGGAATGTTGCCTATTATATTGTAGCACACGCCTCTAAATTTGTACCTGCGGGATCTCAACGTATTGCTTCAACCCAGACAAAATATTTATCGACTGCAGCATTCAAAACTCCAATCGGAAAAACGGTGCTGATTGTTCAGAACGATAATAAAGAAATTGAAAATTTTAATATTAAATTTGCCGGAAAGATCGCTACAGTAAACATTCCTGGGCAATCTGCCGCAACTTATATTTTTTAA